A segment of the Sulfitobacter sp. D7 genome:
ATGTACGATCGCCGCCAGCGGCCCCACCGCATTGGCCACGTCATTGGCCCCATGCGCAAAGCTGAGAAGGGCGGCAGACAGCACCAGCGGCAGGCCAAAAAGCGTTTTGACCGAGCGGTTGCGGTTCTCCATCCCCTCGGACGCGCGGCGGATCAACGGGGCGGAGATGGCATAGACCACCAGCCCCGTCACCAGCCCGATGATCAAGGCCATGGGCATGTCGATACTGATGATTTTCTTGAGGCCCTTCAGCGCCAAATAGGCCGCAAAGACCCCGGCCATCAGACCCACGAGCACCGGCACCCATGTGCGCGCGGCGGCGATTTTGTCGTCTTGGTACAGGATCCGTGCCTTGATGAACGCAAGGAACATCGCCGCCACGGCACCGCCCAACACGGGAGAGATCACCCAGCTTGCGGCGATCATGCTCATCGAGCTCCAGTTGACCGCGCCAAGGCCCGCAGCTGCGATGCCCGCGCCCATGACACCGCCCACGACCGAATGGGTCGTCGACACCGGCGCGCCGACCCATGTGGCAAGGTTTACCCAAAGCGCGGAAGACACCAGCGCTGCCATCATCGCCCAGACAAAGATGCGCGTGTCGGCCACGCTGGCCGGGTCGATGATGCCCTTGGAAATGGTCGAGACGACATCGCCCCCCGCCAGCAAGGCACCGGCGGATTCGCACAAGGCCGCAATCACGATCGCTCCGCCCATGGTCAGCGCATTGGCGCCCACGGCGGGGCCCATGTTGTTGGCCACGTCGTTCGCGCCGATATTCACCGCCATATAGGCGCCGAAGATCGCCGCCGCGATCACGACAAAGCTAGAGGGCTGATGCCCGAAGAAGACCGCCGCAACGGCACCTGCCACCACGATAAAGGCCAGCGCAATGCCCGGCGCCACGAGGGGGCGGGCGACATAGGTCGCGGCCAGTTCGACTTGCGAAATGCGGTTGAGGTCCTTGTCCAGCGTCTTCCACTGGCTGCCCTGCGGTTCCGTTGCCATTCCTGTATGATCTCCCAACGATCCTAACGTTCAGCGGGGGGTGACATAAGGCTATCGAGGGCGCAAGTCACCCTGTCACAAAATTGTAACATTCGGCGGAGGGCGGCATTGGCTGTTGGGGAAGGGCAATGGGGCACCGGGCCGAGACCCGATGCCATTAGGCTTTAGTGAAAGGCAGATAAGATTGCTTTAAGATCAGGCTCATCCACCAGTTCCGCCGCCTCTTGGGGCGTGAACCACGCGCGCTTGCGCATGCCCGCTTCGGGGTATTCCTCGCTTAAATCGCGCACGCGAGTGAGATAGACCTGTGTGGTCACGGGCACGGTCAAGCCTTCGCCGAGACCCTTGTCATAGTCGAAAATGCCCATCGGATCGGATTCGATGTCGGCTTTTGTCACCCCGGCCTCTTCCCATGCTTCTTGCAAGGCGGCTCCGGCACCGTCCAACCCGTCGATCGGCCAGCCCTTGGGCAAAATCCAGCGGCCCGTGTCACGGCTGGTGATCAGCAGCACCTTTTTGCCTGCCTCGGACTCGCGGTAGCAAAGGGCCGCCACCTGCACGCGGCGGGGACGTTTGAAAATAGGAAGGACCATATCCTCCCAAGCGCGTCTAAATACTTGTGTCATTACAGAACTATGCCTCGGTCGGGTGTTTTTCTTGTTATCCCCGCATTATATAGTGTTCCCGAACGCAAATCAAACTGCGGCGCGCCGGATCGGCGGGCTTGGCAGTATGACCGGCTAGAAATGAGGCATGATCGTTATGGCAACTGGCACGCAGGCGGACGGGGGCGCGGCACGGGGGGCAGGCGCCGATATCGGGGTATACGGGCTGGGCACCATGGGCTCGGCTCTGGCGCTGAACTTGGCCGACAACGGCTTTACCGTGGCGGTGAGCAATCGTGAGGCAGAGTGGATCGCGCCTTTCCTTAACGAAGCCGGCCCGCTGGCCGAGCGTCTGATCGGGGCCGAACGGCTGGAAGATTTCGTCGCCGCCATCGCCCGCCCGCGCAGCATCTTGTTCATGATCCCCTCTGGCGCACCGGTCGATGCGATGATCGAGACGATCAAACCGCTGCTGGATGAGGGCGACACCTTGATCGACGGCGGCAACGCCGATTTCCACGACACCCGCCGCCGCAGTGCCGCATTGGACGGCACCGGTCTGCATTTCGTCGGCATGGGCGTGTCGGGCGGAGAGGCCGGGGCGCGCAATGGCCCGTCGATGATGGTGGGCGGCAGCGAACATTCGTGGACCCAGTTCAAACCGATGGCCGAGACGATTGCCGCCCATTTCGAAGGCTCCCCCTGCGTGGCGCATCTGGGCCCCGACGGGGCGGGGCATTTCGTCAAGACGGTGCATAACGGTATCGAATATGCCGACATGCAGATGATCGCCGAAGTCTACGGCCTGCTGCGGGATGCAGGCGGGCAGGGCGCGGTGGAGATCGGCAACCTTTTCGCCGACTGGCGCAAGGGGCCGCTGAATTCCTATCTGATCGAAGTGTCGGCGGCCGCGCTTTTGTCGGTCGATGCCCAAAGCGGCACGCCGATGGTCGACGTGATCCGCGATCAGGCGGGGCAGAAGGGCACCGGGCGCTGGACCTTGATCGAAGCGCTCAAGATGGGGCAATCGGCCAATACCATCGAAGCCGCCGTCGGCGCGCGTGGCTGGTCGAGCGAAAAGGCCGTGCGCGAGATGGCCGAACCGTTGCTGGCCGAAGGCGTGCAAGACGCGCCACTGCCTGAGGTGGACGATCTGGAAATGGCGCTTTTGGCGGGGCGGATCATCGGCCACGCGCAGGGCTTTCGCATTCTTTCTGCGGCCTCGGAGGAGTTCGACTGGTCCCTCGACATGGCGCGGATTTCCGAGATTTGGCGGGCGGGCTGCATCATCCGCTCGGCGCTGTTGGACGAGTTTGCCGACGCCTTCCGGGGTGAGTTGCCGGGCGGGCATCTGATCCTTGCCCCCGCCATGCGCAAACGGCTGGAAGAGAGCGTTCCCGCGTTGCGGCGTGTGGTGGCGGCGGGCGCGCTGCTCGGCGTGGCGCTGCCTGCGCTGTCGGCGGCGCTCGCGTGGTATGATAGCATGCGCCGGGCGCGCGGCACGGCCAATATGATCCAAGCTCAGCGCGATTTCTTCGGCGCGCATGGGTTCGAGCGGATAAGCGAAGAGGGCAAGTTCCACGGGACG
Coding sequences within it:
- a CDS encoding NUDIX hydrolase; the protein is MTQVFRRAWEDMVLPIFKRPRRVQVAALCYRESEAGKKVLLITSRDTGRWILPKGWPIDGLDGAGAALQEAWEEAGVTKADIESDPMGIFDYDKGLGEGLTVPVTTQVYLTRVRDLSEEYPEAGMRKRAWFTPQEAAELVDEPDLKAILSAFH
- a CDS encoding inorganic phosphate transporter, translating into MATEPQGSQWKTLDKDLNRISQVELAATYVARPLVAPGIALAFIVVAGAVAAVFFGHQPSSFVVIAAAIFGAYMAVNIGANDVANNMGPAVGANALTMGGAIVIAALCESAGALLAGGDVVSTISKGIIDPASVADTRIFVWAMMAALVSSALWVNLATWVGAPVSTTHSVVGGVMGAGIAAAGLGAVNWSSMSMIAASWVISPVLGGAVAAMFLAFIKARILYQDDKIAAARTWVPVLVGLMAGVFAAYLALKGLKKIISIDMPMALIIGLVTGLVVYAISAPLIRRASEGMENRNRSVKTLFGLPLVLSAALLSFAHGANDVANAVGPLAAIVHATEFGGFEDKVSIPTWVMIIGAFGISFGLFLFGPKLIRMVGSQITKLNPMRAYCVALSAAITVIVASWLGLPVSSTHIAVGGVFGVGFYREWHMERRLRRIGGQTSEVKRIAKEERRRRKLVRRSHFMTIVAAWVITVPAAALLSAMVFWVLNTLVN
- the gndA gene encoding NADP-dependent phosphogluconate dehydrogenase, translating into MATGTQADGGAARGAGADIGVYGLGTMGSALALNLADNGFTVAVSNREAEWIAPFLNEAGPLAERLIGAERLEDFVAAIARPRSILFMIPSGAPVDAMIETIKPLLDEGDTLIDGGNADFHDTRRRSAALDGTGLHFVGMGVSGGEAGARNGPSMMVGGSEHSWTQFKPMAETIAAHFEGSPCVAHLGPDGAGHFVKTVHNGIEYADMQMIAEVYGLLRDAGGQGAVEIGNLFADWRKGPLNSYLIEVSAAALLSVDAQSGTPMVDVIRDQAGQKGTGRWTLIEALKMGQSANTIEAAVGARGWSSEKAVREMAEPLLAEGVQDAPLPEVDDLEMALLAGRIIGHAQGFRILSAASEEFDWSLDMARISEIWRAGCIIRSALLDEFADAFRGELPGGHLILAPAMRKRLEESVPALRRVVAAGALLGVALPALSAALAWYDSMRRARGTANMIQAQRDFFGAHGFERISEEGKFHGTWTPLP